One genomic window of Armatimonadota bacterium includes the following:
- the rpsE gene encoding 30S ribosomal protein S5 — MPKIKADMLDLEERVIRTNKVQKTHKGGRTLSWSVLSVVGDHNGHVGIGLGKARSVPDAVRKSMEDAKKNLVEVPFVGSSIPHQVQGKAGSSLVLMKPASPGTGVVAGGSVRAILEVAGVRDVLGKSLGSPNAINTAHATMDGLRQLKRAEEVARMRGKTIEELLPRGVLRTMAQTAEAPAVEEEESVVEVAEGGENA; from the coding sequence ATGCCGAAGATCAAAGCAGACATGCTCGACCTCGAAGAGCGCGTCATCCGCACAAACAAGGTGCAGAAGACCCACAAGGGTGGACGTACCCTCAGTTGGAGCGTTCTCTCCGTCGTCGGGGATCACAACGGACACGTCGGCATCGGCCTGGGCAAGGCGCGGAGTGTGCCGGACGCCGTGCGAAAAAGCATGGAAGATGCGAAGAAGAACCTCGTAGAGGTCCCCTTCGTCGGTTCGAGCATTCCCCATCAGGTTCAGGGAAAGGCCGGTTCGTCCCTCGTGCTGATGAAGCCCGCCTCTCCGGGAACCGGAGTCGTAGCTGGTGGATCGGTCAGGGCTATACTCGAGGTTGCGGGTGTCCGTGACGTGCTCGGCAAGTCACTCGGCTCCCCGAATGCCATCAACACGGCCCATGCGACCATGGACGGGCTCCGACAGCTGAAGAGGGCCGAGGAGGTCGCTCGGATGAGAGGGAAGACCATCGAGGAGCTTCTTCCCAGGGGCGTGCTGAGGACGATGGCCCAGACTGCTGAGGCCCCTGCAGTTGAGGAAGAGGAGTCGGTCGTCGAAGTTGCGGAGGGCGGAGAGAATGCTTAA
- the rpmD gene encoding 50S ribosomal protein L30 — MLKITLRKSPIGYEKTQKLTVKALGLGKLNSSTIKPDNPQIRGMIRKITHMLEVEQVD, encoded by the coding sequence ATGCTTAAGATCACCCTGCGAAAGAGCCCGATCGGATATGAGAAGACCCAGAAGCTGACCGTCAAGGCGCTCGGGCTGGGCAAGCTCAACTCGTCCACCATCAAGCCGGACAACCCGCAGATACGCGGAATGATCCGTAAGATCACGCACATGTTGGAAGTCGAACAGGTAGACTGA
- the rplO gene encoding 50S ribosomal protein L15: MKLSELRPAEGSVRERKRVGRGIGSGRGKTATKGHKGQKARTKVRVGFEGGQTPLHRRVPHTRGFNNIFRKEYAVVNLDVLAKIEDEVITPDLLVKKGVVKSLKCGLRVLGRGDIGRAVTVRAHHFSKSAEEKIKAQGGTTEVL, from the coding sequence TTGAAACTCAGTGAACTCAGACCCGCGGAGGGATCGGTACGAGAGCGAAAGCGAGTGGGGCGAGGCATAGGGTCGGGGCGCGGCAAGACCGCGACCAAGGGCCACAAGGGCCAGAAGGCCAGGACGAAGGTACGCGTCGGATTCGAGGGCGGCCAGACTCCTCTGCATCGCCGGGTTCCGCACACCCGTGGGTTCAACAACATATTCAGGAAGGAATACGCCGTTGTGAATCTCGATGTCTTGGCGAAGATCGAAGACGAGGTCATAACCCCCGATCTTCTCGTCAAGAAGGGCGTCGTCAAGTCACTCAAGTGCGGTCTGCGAGTTCTCGGCCGCGGCGACATCGGCCGCGCCGTTACCGTGCGAGCGCATCATTTCAGCAAGAGCGCCGAGGAGAAGATCAAGGCGCAGGGTGGCACTACGGAGGTACTGTAA
- the secY gene encoding preprotein translocase subunit SecY, whose amino-acid sequence MLASLIAAFKLPDLRKRILFVFAMFAVFVLGLHIPVPGINREAMAKLFEQGGVLGMLDVFSGGALKKYTIFAMGIAPYINASIIMQLLTIAIPSLEALAKEGEHGRKKISQYTRYLTGVLAAFQATGMNKMLMGMGILDVNPMTFIQIVVTLTAGTAFLMWVGEQITDRGIGNGVSMIIFAGIVASLPPQLWNTLDAMRGGAYAPVRVAGMGLLFLATVVGIVIIQQAQRKIPIQHVKRVVGQKVYGGSSSFLPLRVNSAGVIPIIFAISLQLLPQTLATFFQGTTGFSLFIQQFAKWSNPGDNIFAALLYAGLIIFFTYFYTAVTFNVSDVADNLKKYGSFIPGIRPGKPTLEFLDRVMSRITLAGAVFLAVIALMQYWSPHITGIQTFYLVGGTSLLIVVGVALETMQAIESHLLMRHYEGFIK is encoded by the coding sequence ATGCTGGCATCACTGATCGCAGCCTTCAAGCTTCCCGACCTTAGAAAGCGAATTCTGTTCGTATTCGCGATGTTCGCCGTCTTCGTTCTAGGTCTGCACATTCCGGTGCCGGGAATCAACAGAGAGGCCATGGCGAAGCTGTTCGAGCAGGGCGGCGTTCTCGGAATGCTCGATGTGTTCTCGGGCGGGGCTCTGAAGAAGTATACGATCTTCGCTATGGGGATCGCTCCGTACATCAACGCTTCGATTATCATGCAGCTCCTGACGATCGCCATCCCGAGCCTTGAGGCTCTGGCCAAGGAAGGCGAGCATGGGCGGAAGAAGATTTCCCAGTACACAAGGTACCTGACCGGTGTATTGGCCGCCTTCCAGGCGACAGGGATGAACAAGATGCTGATGGGCATGGGCATCCTGGATGTCAACCCGATGACGTTCATCCAGATCGTGGTGACCCTTACAGCGGGAACGGCCTTCCTGATGTGGGTTGGCGAGCAGATCACCGACAGAGGCATCGGCAATGGCGTTTCGATGATCATCTTTGCCGGCATCGTTGCCAGCCTGCCGCCTCAGCTGTGGAACACCCTGGACGCGATGCGCGGCGGTGCATATGCCCCCGTGCGGGTCGCCGGTATGGGACTTCTGTTTCTCGCGACTGTCGTGGGCATCGTCATCATCCAGCAGGCGCAGAGAAAGATTCCGATCCAGCATGTGAAGCGTGTTGTCGGCCAGAAGGTCTACGGTGGGTCGTCTTCGTTCCTGCCGCTCAGGGTCAACTCCGCCGGAGTCATCCCTATCATATTCGCTATCTCTCTGCAGTTGCTGCCGCAGACGCTGGCGACGTTCTTCCAGGGGACGACCGGTTTCAGTCTGTTCATCCAGCAGTTTGCCAAGTGGTCCAACCCCGGAGACAACATATTTGCTGCGCTGCTGTATGCCGGTCTGATCATATTCTTCACGTATTTCTACACGGCCGTAACGTTCAATGTGAGCGACGTCGCGGACAATCTGAAGAAGTACGGCAGTTTCATTCCGGGCATCAGACCGGGCAAGCCGACCCTGGAGTTCCTTGACAGGGTCATGTCGAGAATCACCCTCGCCGGCGCGGTGTTCCTCGCCGTTATCGCCCTGATGCAGTACTGGTCGCCCCACATCACTGGGATTCAGACCTTCTACCTGGTCGGTGGCACTTCACTGTTGATCGTCGTCGGCGTTGCGCTGGAGACGATGCAGGCTATCGAGTCTCATCTGCTGATGAGGCACTACGAAGGATTCATCAAGTAG
- a CDS encoding adenylate kinase, producing MKLILLGPPGAGKGTQAALIAKEYGIAHISTGDMLRAAVKQGTELGVRAKSYMDAGELVPDDVVIGIVAERLGLPEYAKGYMLDGFPRTVAQAEALDVALSYSGGRLDRVISFEVPDDEVIRRLGGRRVCERCGATFGAVDGDECGLCGGRLITRDDDQPEAIARRLQVYRAQTEPLIDYYDRAGILAAIPATGTVEEIFDLVQAELARR from the coding sequence ATGAAGCTGATACTGCTGGGCCCTCCGGGGGCGGGCAAGGGCACCCAGGCCGCTCTCATCGCAAAGGAATACGGTATAGCGCACATTTCCACCGGGGACATGTTGCGGGCGGCGGTCAAGCAGGGCACCGAACTCGGAGTTCGGGCAAAGTCATATATGGACGCAGGCGAACTCGTGCCGGACGATGTCGTGATCGGTATCGTGGCGGAGAGGCTCGGCCTGCCGGAGTACGCCAAGGGGTATATGCTCGACGGCTTCCCGCGCACAGTCGCGCAGGCGGAGGCTCTGGACGTGGCCCTCTCCTACAGTGGTGGGCGGCTTGACCGGGTGATCAGTTTCGAAGTGCCTGATGACGAGGTGATCCGGAGGCTCGGCGGCAGACGAGTGTGTGAGCGCTGCGGAGCGACCTTCGGTGCGGTGGACGGCGACGAGTGCGGTCTCTGCGGGGGTCGTCTGATCACGAGAGATGACGATCAGCCCGAGGCTATAGCGCGCAGGCTTCAGGTCTACCGCGCACAGACAGAACCTTTGATAGACTACTACGATCGAGCCGGGATACTTGCGGCGATCCCCGCGACGGGCACCGTCGAAGAGATATTCGATCTGGTCCAGGCGGAACTCGCGAGACGCTGA
- the map gene encoding type I methionyl aminopeptidase, with translation MIIIKSSAEIEKMRVAGRIVAAALSMLAESVVPGKTTTGDLDDLAEDFLRIRGAVPSFKGYRGYPKALCVAVNEEVVHGIPGRRVLNEGDIVGVDLGAIVDGYHGDAAITVPVGEVSAEASRLLEVARESLFQGIDQARAGNRLTDISYAIQHHAETRGYSVVRDLVGHGIGLDLHEEPQVPNFGKPGRGPLLESGMTLAIEPMVNVGGHQVEGLSDRWTIVTRDRRLSAHFEHTVHVTESDPDILTLSDGWLPS, from the coding sequence ATGATCATTATCAAGTCGAGCGCCGAGATCGAGAAAATGCGCGTTGCCGGTCGAATAGTGGCTGCAGCTCTCTCGATGCTCGCAGAGTCTGTTGTTCCGGGCAAGACGACCACCGGCGATCTCGACGATCTGGCTGAGGACTTCTTGCGGATCAGAGGCGCCGTCCCTTCGTTCAAGGGATATCGCGGGTATCCCAAGGCGCTGTGCGTAGCCGTGAATGAAGAGGTCGTGCACGGCATTCCGGGCCGCCGCGTACTGAATGAAGGCGATATAGTGGGAGTGGATCTCGGCGCTATCGTTGATGGTTATCACGGAGACGCCGCGATCACGGTCCCGGTGGGTGAGGTATCCGCCGAGGCGTCCAGGCTGTTGGAGGTCGCACGAGAATCGCTCTTTCAGGGGATAGACCAGGCTCGTGCGGGCAACAGGCTGACCGATATATCGTACGCGATTCAGCATCATGCCGAGACGCGCGGATACTCCGTCGTGCGGGATCTGGTAGGTCATGGTATCGGCCTGGACCTTCACGAGGAGCCACAGGTGCCGAACTTCGGAAAGCCGGGGCGGGGGCCTTTGCTCGAGAGCGGCATGACACTCGCGATAGAGCCGATGGTGAACGTGGGCGGCCATCAGGTAGAGGGTCTCTCGGATCGGTGGACGATCGTAACCCGAGACCGGAGGTTGTCCGCTCACTTTGAGCACACGGTTCATGTCACGGAATCCGATCCGGACATACTCACCCTCTCGGATGGGTGGTTGCCGTCGTGA
- the rpmJ gene encoding 50S ribosomal protein L36 — translation MKVRASVKKICDKCKIVRRERVVRVICDKPKHKQRQG, via the coding sequence GTGAAAGTAAGAGCATCGGTCAAGAAGATCTGTGATAAGTGCAAGATAGTCCGGCGCGAACGCGTAGTTCGGGTCATTTGCGACAAACCTAAGCACAAGCAGCGACAGGGCTGA
- the rpsM gene encoding 30S ribosomal protein S13, with the protein MARIAGVDLPRDKNIETALTYIFGIGLTSSRKILAEIGVAPSTHVRDLTESEISKIRETIDRDYRVEGDLKRQVSLNIRRLMEIGSYRGLRHRRGLPVRGQRTSTNARTRKGPRRTVGVRRKK; encoded by the coding sequence TTGGCTAGAATTGCGGGAGTCGATCTCCCTCGTGACAAGAACATCGAAACGGCACTGACGTATATCTTCGGGATAGGCCTCACCAGCAGCAGGAAGATACTGGCTGAGATTGGGGTCGCCCCGTCAACGCATGTGCGCGATCTCACGGAGTCGGAGATCAGCAAGATCAGGGAGACGATAGACCGCGACTATCGCGTTGAAGGTGATCTGAAACGGCAGGTGTCGTTGAACATTCGCCGCCTGATGGAGATCGGATCGTATCGTGGGCTGCGACATCGCCGTGGCCTGCCTGTTCGAGGCCAGCGCACGAGCACAAACGCTCGTACCAGAAAAGGCCCGAGACGGACCGTCGGCGTCCGAAGAAAGAAGTAA
- the rpsK gene encoding 30S ribosomal protein S11 — protein sequence MAKKVSARGKQKEKKNIAQGIAHIKSTFNNTVISIADVKGEVISWASAGTVGFKGSRKGTPFAAQLAAESAARKAMEHGLKRVDVFVKGPGSGRETAIRSLQAVGLDVSTIKDVTPIPHNGCRPPKRRRV from the coding sequence TTGGCTAAGAAAGTATCGGCTAGAGGCAAGCAGAAAGAGAAGAAGAACATCGCGCAGGGCATCGCCCACATCAAATCTACCTTCAATAACACCGTTATCTCTATAGCGGATGTGAAGGGCGAAGTCATCTCTTGGGCCAGCGCGGGCACCGTAGGTTTCAAGGGGTCCAGGAAGGGCACTCCGTTCGCGGCGCAGTTGGCAGCCGAGTCGGCGGCGCGCAAGGCGATGGAACATGGGCTCAAGCGGGTGGACGTCTTCGTGAAGGGGCCCGGCTCCGGTCGCGAGACAGCCATCAGGTCGCTCCAGGCCGTAGGGCTTGATGTCAGCACCATCAAGGATGTCACGCCGATCCCGCACAACGGATGCAGGCCGCCGAAGAGACGCAGAGTATAA
- the rpsD gene encoding 30S ribosomal protein S4 gives MVATAESVCRLCRREGAKLFLKGDRCYTRKCAFERRPYAPGQHGQAIRRKVKEYGVQLREKQKLRRIYGVTEGQFRGYMREAMRQVGITGEVLLQLLELRLDNAVYRLGFASSRRQARELVSHAHFTVNGRKVNTASYMLKPGDVVEVKEASRGIQPVVQSLESSSGARTPEWMESNAEARRGAIIRVPTRQEIDTDVHETLIVEFYSR, from the coding sequence ATGGTAGCAACAGCAGAATCCGTATGCAGGCTCTGCCGCCGAGAGGGCGCGAAGCTCTTCTTGAAGGGCGATCGCTGTTATACGAGAAAGTGCGCCTTCGAGCGGAGGCCTTACGCGCCGGGTCAGCACGGTCAGGCCATCAGGAGGAAGGTGAAAGAATACGGCGTGCAGCTTCGAGAGAAGCAGAAACTGCGCCGCATATACGGCGTCACTGAAGGCCAGTTCCGAGGCTACATGCGCGAGGCCATGCGGCAGGTAGGCATCACCGGCGAGGTTCTGCTGCAACTGCTTGAGCTTCGGCTGGACAACGCGGTCTACCGCCTCGGTTTCGCCTCGTCGCGCAGGCAGGCCCGCGAACTGGTCAGCCACGCGCACTTCACGGTAAACGGCCGCAAGGTGAACACCGCTTCGTATATGCTGAAGCCCGGTGACGTCGTCGAGGTCAAGGAGGCTAGCAGAGGCATTCAGCCGGTCGTGCAGTCTCTGGAATCATCGTCGGGTGCGCGGACTCCGGAGTGGATGGAATCGAACGCGGAAGCCAGGCGAGGCGCCATCATCCGGGTTCCGACCCGTCAGGAGATTGACACCGACGTTCACGAGACCCTGATCGTGGAGTTCTATTCGAGATAG
- a CDS encoding DNA-directed RNA polymerase subunit alpha: MMEQIVPRIEMLQQKDNYGKFDMEPLDRGFGVTLGNALRRVLLSSITGAAITSVKIDGVLHEFSTIPGVKEDTTELILNLKDIHVRVERDGSAKEPKTIWIDLKGAGEVTGADIRTPAGVEVVNPEAYIATISDEKASLSMEMTVELGKGYVLPEKQEKVKPTIGVIPVGAAFTPVTRANFIVEPTRVGHRSDYDRLVLEIWTNGTILPIEALGEASRILDRQVRLFMDFAGGGVGDAFDGDDIYGDDSEMRAPEARIEELDFSVRTYNCLKKANVLTIGELVQISEPELMGIRNFGRKSLNEVKEKLEQMGLSLRSGGDEQALAQETVAAEVVEADSGTDEVPAEAGSSA; this comes from the coding sequence ATCATGGAACAGATCGTGCCTCGGATTGAGATGCTGCAGCAAAAGGATAACTACGGCAAGTTCGACATGGAGCCGCTCGACAGAGGGTTCGGCGTCACTCTCGGAAACGCCCTGCGCCGGGTGCTGCTCTCCTCGATAACCGGGGCTGCCATCACATCCGTCAAGATTGACGGCGTGTTGCACGAGTTTTCCACCATACCCGGGGTCAAAGAGGACACAACGGAACTCATTCTGAATTTGAAAGATATCCATGTGAGGGTGGAGCGTGACGGATCGGCGAAGGAGCCGAAGACGATCTGGATTGATCTCAAAGGCGCGGGCGAGGTGACCGGCGCCGACATCCGCACTCCGGCCGGAGTCGAGGTGGTCAATCCCGAGGCATATATTGCCACTATCAGCGACGAGAAGGCATCCCTCTCAATGGAGATGACTGTCGAACTCGGCAAGGGGTACGTGCTGCCCGAGAAGCAGGAGAAGGTGAAGCCCACGATCGGTGTTATACCGGTCGGCGCAGCCTTCACGCCCGTGACCAGGGCCAACTTCATCGTCGAGCCGACCCGTGTCGGCCATAGGTCGGACTACGATCGGCTGGTGCTCGAGATCTGGACCAACGGCACAATCCTCCCGATCGAGGCCCTCGGAGAGGCCTCGAGGATTCTCGACAGGCAGGTGCGGCTGTTCATGGACTTCGCCGGAGGTGGGGTCGGAGACGCATTCGACGGCGACGATATCTACGGTGATGATTCCGAGATGAGAGCCCCGGAAGCCCGGATCGAGGAACTCGATTTCTCGGTGCGCACCTACAACTGTCTGAAGAAGGCCAATGTCCTTACAATCGGTGAACTCGTGCAGATCAGCGAACCCGAACTGATGGGCATAAGAAACTTCGGACGAAAGTCGCTGAACGAGGTCAAGGAGAAACTGGAGCAGATGGGTCTGAGCCTCAGGAGCGGTGGGGACGAACAAGCATTGGCGCAGGAGACCGTCGCCGCAGAGGTGGTCGAGGCGGACTCCGGAACTGACGAAGTTCCCGCAGAGGCCGGCTCCTCCGCTTAA
- the rplQ gene encoding 50S ribosomal protein L17, with the protein MRHRVAGRKFGLPSGQRRALLKGLVRALIERGEIRTTETRAKDVRAVAEKVITVAKTNDLHSRRLARRVLNDEGLVKVLFDTVAPKFSGKPGGYTRITKIGFRRGDAAPMVKLELAAD; encoded by the coding sequence ATGCGACACAGAGTTGCGGGACGAAAATTCGGGTTGCCGAGCGGTCAGCGGAGAGCGCTGCTCAAGGGATTGGTGCGCGCCCTAATCGAGCGGGGCGAGATTCGCACCACTGAGACCAGGGCCAAAGACGTCCGCGCAGTCGCCGAGAAAGTCATAACCGTTGCCAAGACCAACGACTTGCACTCTCGAAGGCTCGCCCGCCGCGTGCTGAACGATGAGGGCCTGGTGAAGGTCCTGTTCGATACCGTCGCCCCCAAGTTCTCGGGCAAACCGGGCGGATACACCCGCATCACGAAGATCGGCTTCCGGAGGGGTGACGCCGCGCCGATGGTCAAGCTGGAGCTTGCTGCCGACTGA
- the truA gene encoding tRNA pseudouridine(38-40) synthase TruA, with amino-acid sequence MRNVKATIEYDGTGFFGFQKQSSVRTVQGELEYAAASVFGERVSVIGAGRTDAGVHAVGQVVSFKVPGPIPTANLVCVLNDRMPADLCIRRCVEVDESFHARRSALSRTYVYTVLSREEPAAILGRYAWQVSKPLDVDLMQEAAQALVGTRDFASFGMPMRIGESTVRRVIGVGALRQGDAIRFVIKANAFLRGMARAIVGALVEVGQGKRRIESLPAMIEACDRRAAGVIAPPQGLCLTKVEY; translated from the coding sequence GTGCGCAACGTCAAGGCAACGATTGAGTACGACGGAACGGGTTTTTTCGGGTTTCAGAAGCAGTCGTCCGTGCGCACGGTTCAGGGCGAGCTGGAGTACGCTGCAGCGTCCGTCTTCGGCGAGCGAGTTTCAGTCATCGGAGCGGGCAGGACGGACGCCGGTGTGCATGCAGTCGGGCAGGTGGTCAGTTTCAAGGTGCCGGGACCGATCCCGACGGCCAACTTGGTTTGTGTGCTGAATGACCGGATGCCTGCGGATTTGTGCATAAGGCGCTGTGTCGAAGTAGATGAGAGTTTCCATGCCAGGCGCTCGGCGCTGTCCCGGACCTACGTGTACACCGTTCTGAGCCGGGAGGAACCGGCCGCGATTCTTGGGCGGTACGCGTGGCAGGTCTCCAAGCCGCTCGACGTGGATCTGATGCAGGAAGCGGCGCAGGCGTTAGTCGGAACGAGGGATTTCGCTTCATTCGGTATGCCCATGCGTATCGGAGAAAGCACTGTCAGGCGCGTAATAGGTGTCGGGGCGCTGCGACAAGGGGACGCGATTCGGTTTGTGATCAAGGCCAATGCATTCCTGCGGGGCATGGCAAGAGCGATCGTTGGCGCTCTTGTCGAGGTTGGGCAGGGCAAACGGCGAATCGAGAGTCTTCCGGCGATGATCGAAGCATGCGACAGGCGGGCGGCGGGAGTGATCGCTCCCCCGCAAGGGCTCTGTCTCACCAAGGTGGAATACTGA
- the rplM gene encoding 50S ribosomal protein L13, whose amino-acid sequence MRTYTAKPNEIERKWYVVDAEGKPLGRLASQVAKILRGKHKPIFTPHVDTGDHVIIINADKVKLTGRGKPEAKIYRHTQYPGGIRSTTYGKMLEDKPEGLITRVVKGMLPHNSLGASMLKKLKVYRGAEHPHAAQQPEVLEILEDKS is encoded by the coding sequence ATGAGGACCTACACGGCAAAGCCGAATGAAATCGAGAGAAAGTGGTACGTGGTAGACGCTGAGGGCAAGCCTCTGGGTCGTCTCGCCTCGCAGGTGGCCAAAATTCTGCGCGGTAAGCACAAACCGATCTTTACCCCTCACGTTGACACCGGCGACCACGTCATCATCATAAACGCGGACAAGGTGAAGCTGACCGGGCGCGGCAAGCCTGAGGCGAAGATTTACCGGCACACCCAGTACCCGGGTGGCATTCGCAGCACGACGTACGGCAAGATGCTGGAGGACAAGCCCGAAGGCCTGATCACGCGCGTCGTCAAGGGCATGCTCCCGCACAACTCGCTCGGCGCAAGCATGCTGAAAAAGTTGAAGGTCTACAGGGGCGCTGAGCATCCCCATGCGGCCCAGCAGCCCGAAGTGCTTGAGATCTTGGAGGACAAATCGTAG
- the rpsI gene encoding 30S ribosomal protein S9, with protein sequence MANEARYYATGHRKNATAKVWLTPGTGTITINGRTAGDYLGRRTLEMLIVQPLDAVEAGGRFDIRADVLGGGISGQAGAIRHGISKALLEADPEFRKVLRRQGFLTRDPRVKERKKYGLKRARRAFQFSKR encoded by the coding sequence GTGGCAAACGAAGCTAGATACTACGCTACGGGTCACAGGAAGAACGCCACGGCGAAGGTGTGGCTCACGCCCGGCACGGGAACTATCACCATCAACGGTCGGACCGCAGGCGATTATCTCGGCCGCCGGACGCTTGAGATGCTGATTGTGCAGCCTCTGGACGCCGTCGAGGCCGGCGGACGGTTCGACATCCGTGCCGACGTGCTGGGCGGAGGTATCTCCGGTCAGGCTGGGGCCATTCGCCACGGCATCTCCAAAGCTCTGCTCGAGGCGGATCCCGAGTTCCGGAAGGTGCTTCGCCGCCAGGGTTTCCTGACGAGAGATCCGAGAGTGAAGGAGCGCAAGAAATACGGTCTCAAGAGGGCCCGCCGCGCGTTCCAGTTCTCGAAGCGCTAA